The sequence below is a genomic window from Sorangiineae bacterium MSr12523.
TGGTGGCGCCCTCCTCGTCCGTGATGGACTATCTGACCGTGGACGACGGGCGTCGCATGACCACCCCGGGGGCCTACGACCGAGACGCCCTGGCGTATCTCTACGGCTTGCGCCCGAATGCGGCCCTGCCCTCGCAGCCATTTTGCAACGAATCCCACGTGACGAGCGACCCGGAGTGCGCGCGTTTCGACACGGGCGACGACCCACTGGCCAAGGATGCGGGCCCCAAGTACCGGGAGGAATTGACCGCCTATCTCACCGCCAAGTCCGATGATCTCCCGCACACAACGCTCAACAAGGTCGCCAAATGGTTGCGCGCGCATCCGTCCGGCGATGCGGCGGCCCGAACCCGGCTGCAGACGCAGAAGCTCCTGGCCTGGGAATACCTCGTCGCCCCGCTTCGGTCGGGGGCGACGGCGGGTGCAACGCCGGAGCGGATCGATGCGGCATGGCAGCACGTGCTCAATCGGCTGTATGTCGATCCGCCGGAGCTGCGCGACGGAAGCGTGTTCGCCACCCACGATCCGCCCAGCGATGAGCGCCTCTCGCCGAAAATCGCGCAGGACGCACGCGACCTCCTTGGCGAGGCGCACGACGTTGCCGTACACAATGTGGCCGGCGTCGTGCTGAAAAAGCTGCAGACCGCGAACGCGCCGTAGAAGGCACCTAGACGGTGCTCTTCATCTCGGCGAGCACGCGCTGGACGCTGACGTCGAATTCGCTCAAGAGCACCCCCATCACGCTCTCGAATTCGGCTTGATTCAGCTGCAGCCGCTCGGCGAGGCGGCGGCGCATGCCGTCGAAGAGGGCATCGCGCGCGTTGGCGATGCGTCGCGTGATCGTGGCGCGGTGGACGCCGAAGACGCGCGCGATGGCCTCGGCCGGCAGGTGGTCCACGATGGAAAGGCGCAGCACGTTTCGCTCTTCCGACGTGAGATCCGCCAGCGCGTCGTGGAATGCGATGCGAAACGCGTCCGTGTACTTCGCGCGCAGGTGATCCAGCTCGGGGTTGTCCGCCGCCGCGAACGTGTAGAGCGCTTCGATGTCCGCATCGTGGGCTTTCGTGGTGGCGCTGCGCTGAAGGCTGAGCGCCACCCGCGTGGCCGCCACCCGCACCCACGCCGCGAGCGGACCGCGCCCGCCGTACGTCGATATTTTGGCCGGGCGCTGGTTCGCCGCGTCGGCCACGAAAAGCTTCTCCCGGAGCAACTGCTCCACGTCGGCCGGATCCACGTGACTCATTTTCGCGCTGCGCACGTGCACCGACGCGGGCTTCAAAAAGGTGCGATCGAAGTGCGCCAGCGCCCGCGGATGCCCCTGCGCGCAGGCCAGAGCCAAATACAGGTCGCTCGCAAAAAGCGCCGGCAAAGCTTCGGCCGTCTCCAGCACTGCGGCGATGTGCCGCATGAAAGCTTCCTCGGTCACCTCGAGATCGGGCCAGGTCCCACGCGCTTTCGCCACCAGATCCGCGAGCACCCCGTCCAAGTCGTCGACCTTCCGAAGTTCGTCGCCGAGTCCGCCTTTCGCATGCGCAAGGAGCGACGCTGCGAGGGACGAGACACCGGAGACGGAGACCATGCGTCTTAGTGTAGTACGCTATGAGGCTCCGATGGCTTCGTCTGCATGCCTCGATGACAACGATCTGATGGCTCTGTTCGAGAACGACGGGGCTGCCGAGACGAGTCGTCAAAAGACCTTGCAAGCGCACCTGGATGTGTGCTCGGACTGCCGGCACCTGGTCGCGGAGCTCGCCCGGTGCCTGGCCGAAGAAGGCAGCCTCGTGGCGTCCACGGCGGACCTGCCGGACGACGGCCAGGCGGAAGCGACCGACGTCCGGGCCCTCTGGGGCGGGGCCATCGTTGGACCGTACCGCCTCGAGCGATTCCTCGGCCAAGGTGGTCTTGGCATCGTTTGGTCGGCCACCCACGTGAAGCAGGGCGGCCACTTTGCGCTCAAGTTCCTCAAAACGAGCGAGCCCGCCCGGGCCAAACGCTTCCTTCGCGAGGCGCGGGTCACCGCAGCGCTTCGCCACCCGAACATCGTGCACGTTCACGAGGCATTCGAAGCGCAGGGCCTGCCGCCGGTCATCGTCATGGATTTGCTCCGCGGCGAATCCTTGCGCGCGCCCATGCGCCGCCTGGGAACGATTCCGTGGAATCAGACCTCGCTCCTGCTGCGTCCCATCGTGGCCGCGCTCGCGGCGGCGCATGCGCACGGTGTCATCCACCGCGACTTGAAGCCCGAGAATGTTTTTCTCACGGGCGACACCGTGAAGGTGCTCGACTTCGGCATGGCCAAGCTCACCGCTGTCGAAGGAGGGTGCGCGGCCACCGCGGAATTGACGCGCAGCGGTCACATCTTGGGGACGCCGACCTACATGGCCCCCGAGCAGCTGTTTGGCGAAAAGGACATCGACGTGCGGGCCGACGTGTGGTCACTCGGCGTGATGGCCTTCGAATGCCTTTCGGGGCAGCGTCCCTTCGAGGGCCGCACGTTGGGGCACGCCATCCGGGCGTTCGCCAGCGGCAGGATCCTTCAACTGGCCGATGTCGCACCACATCTACCCGGGCCGGTGACGAGCTTGGTTACCCGGATGCTTTCCGTGGAACGAACCCAGCGACCCTCGCTTGGGGAAATCGACGCCGTTCTTACCTCAAGCTAACATGACCTACCCTTGATGCCCGGTCGGTCTCCGTCTCCCTCGAGTGGCTCCATGGGCGCGACGATGCTCGCGCCCGGTGCGGTGGTTTATGGCCGCTACGAGTTGGAGACCGTGCTGGGCGAAGGCGGGATGGGCGCAGTTTGGGGTGCCCGCCACACCGTGACCCGCAGACCTGTGGCGCTCAAATTTCTCAAGCGCAAAGGGGCCGAGCACACGCGGCGGTTTCTGCGCGAGGCCCGCATCGTGGGGGCGCTCAAGCACCCCAACGTCGTGACCATCTACGACATTCTGCACGAGGGGGACGATCCGCCCGTCATGGTGATGGACTGGCTCGTCGGCGAACCCTTGAGTGCCCGGCTTGCTCGCGAGGGTACGATTCCCTTGGGCGATCTCGCGCGCATCATGACCCAGGTGGCGGATGCCGTGGAGACGGCGCACCGGAACGGGGTCGTGCACCGCGACTTGAAGCCGGAGAACATCTTTCTCTGCCGCGAATCGCCACCCAACCAGGGCGGAGAGGTGAAGGTTCTCGACTTCGGCATCGCCAAGCTCACCGCCGTTTCGGGCGACGCCGCCAAGACCGCGGGCCTCACCACCACGGGCGATCTGCTGGGTACACCTTATTATATGGCGCCGGAGCAGGTGTTCGGCGACAAGGAAATGGATCACCGGGCGGACATTTGGTCGCTCGGTGTGATTCTGCATCAATGCCTCGCCGGGCGCCGGCCATTCGACGGCGAGAACGTGGGCCAGATCCTCAAAGCCATCACCATGGGAGCCGTCGCGCCGCTGGCCAGCGTGCGCCGTGATTTGCCCGCCGACCTGACGACGTTGGTGGATCGCATGCTGGCCCGCGACAAGGAGCAGCGACCCAAGGATCTCTCCGGATTGATCCGGGTGCTCTCGGAGCTTTCCGGGGTGGAATCGACGGCCCCCACCCATGTGACGCCGCCCCGAAGGCCGCGTGCATCGCGTGCTCTGTGGGGGCTCGGCGCGCTCATCGCCGCGACGGCCATGGCGGGCGCCTTTCTCTTGCTGCCTCCGTCGCCGACAGTGGAACAAGCGCCGGTCGTCCCCTCGCCGCCTCCCTCGACGGCGCCCGTCGCGACCATCGAGCCAGCGGCACCTGCGCCATCGGTGGCCATGGCCGCGCCCGAAGATGCCGCGCCGCCCCCGGTGAAGGCGGCGCCGAGTCCGCGCGCCCATGCAGCCCCGCTCCGGCGCCCTCCATCCTCCGCACCGCCCGCGGGTGCGACCGCGCCGAGCGCTTCTACCTCACGCCTGCCCGGCGGGGTCTATGGAGAATCGCCTTACAAACCATAGCTTTTGGAAATTTGGATGCGCCCCCTCGTCGTCGTCGTTTTTCTCCTTCTTTCTTCGTCGTTTGCGTTCGCGCAATCGAAGACCGCCGAAGCGGATGCCGCGTTCGCGCAGGGCAAGGCCCTCGTAAACCAGGCCCAATGGGCCGGGGCGTTGGCGGCCTTCGAGCGGGCACGCGAACTGAGCCCGCACCCGATTGCCACGTTCAACATCGGCGCATGCGAGCGCGCCATGGGGCGCTACACGCGCGCCTTTCGCACCTTTGCCAGCGCGCTCGACGAGAACGCGGCCGCAGGCGGAAACGCCCTGCCCCGCGACCTCGTCTCGGATGCCAAAGGCTTCCTCGGTGAGCTCGATCGGCTGCTGGTGCGCCTTACCCTGGAGGTCACCCCCGAAGGCTCGCGTGTGACCGTGGACGGGCGCCCGCTCGAAAAAAATGCGAAATCGCCGGAGTACGCCGCAGGCATCCGCCCGCCGGGCCTGGGCGATCCCAGTCCGCGTGGCCCTTTCGTGGTGCTCCTCGATCCCGGCATGCACGTGATCACCTTCGCCCGTCCGGGCTTCGAGGATGCTGTCGTCCGCCAGAACTTTTCCCCGGGCAATTCCGTATCGCGGCGCATCGAGCTGACCCAGCTGCCGGCCCAGATCCACATTTCGTCGAGCCAGCCCCGCGCCATCGTGCGCGTCGATGGCATGGACGTGGGGCCTGCACCGGTGGACGTCCTTCGCCCCGCGGGCAGCCACAAAGTCGTGGTCAAGCATCCCGGCTTCGAGCCGTACGAGGCGCGCGTGAACCTGCGCGCCGGCGAGCAGACCGATCTTCGCGCCAGCTTGGTCGAGAGCAACCCATCGATCTTCAGCCGATGGTGGTTCTGGACCGGGGCTGCCATTCTGGTAACCGGTGCCGTCGTGGGCACCTACGCCATCACGCGCCCCGACAACCGCGAGCCCGTGGGCGGCGGGAGCCTCGGTTGGGGCGTGGTCGTCCCGTGAGGACGGCGCGTATCTTCGCCACGACGCTGCAGGTGTCCGCGGTGTTGGCCGTGTCGGGGGTCGCCTGCTCGGACAGCACGCAGGAAGGGCACATCGTCTTTTACATCGATACGGACGCACCGCTTCTTTCCAAGCCGCGAGACGCGCCCCTCGATTTGCGTCCGCCGGCCCTCTTCGACAAGCTCCGGGTCGAATTTTTCTCGCCGACGGATCAGGAGCCTTGCAGCAGCTGTGTGCGCGAATTCGAGGCGCGCGAGGACCTCTTCACCAACGCCGCCTCGGTCACCGTGCGCGGCAACGTCGACAGGGTGCGCGTGCGGCTTTATCGCGGCATGGATCTCGTCGACGGCGACACGTCCCCGCAGACGACGATCGATGTGGTGGCACGGCTGCCGCCCGTTCCAGCCGAGGGGGCCGTGTCCGTGAACGTCCTTCTCGAAACCGTGCGCGTCGGCTCACCGAATGGAACCTTGAACGCGCCGACCACGGCCTCCCCCGGTTCCATCACCCGCGGGCACGTGGGCACGTGGGCGCCGGCCCGTCGGACGCCATGTGCGGGGCCCGCGAACAAAGACGAAGTGTGCGTGCCAGGCGGCGCCTTCTTCATGGGATCGAGCCGAAGCTCGGGCGACCTTTTGAACCTCTCGCCACGCCTGATCGTGCTCTCTCCCTTCTTCCTCGACGCCCACGAGGTCACCATCGGCGCGATCGCGGACTGGGCCGCGCGAACCAAGAAAGATCCCAAAAGCTTTCTGGTCCTCTGGGATGAACAAAATGCTCCCGGTACGAACTTCTGCACGTACGGCCGCCCGAACCGTGACCTGCCCGTCAATTGCATTCTCAAGAGCGCGGCGCTCGAATATTGCCACGATCAGGGAAAAACCCTCCCGACGGAAGCGCAGTTCGAATACGTGGCCAGCAGCACCAAGAGCTCTCCCTTCGTTTGGGGACGGCCTCCGCCCAAATGCGGTGAAGCCGTGTGGGGTGTGCGGCCGGAGCTCCTCATTTGCCCGCAGTCGAGCACGGGACCCATCGCGTGGACCGACGATACGGTGAGAAAGCTCGATCGCCTGCCGCTGCGAACCGGCGCCATTCTCGATCTGGCGGGCAACCTCTCCGAGTACGTCCTCGACAACGTGAGCGTCGAGACGGATCCCTGCTGGCAATTGACCAACGGTGGATTTCTGCAGGATCCGCTGTGCACCCGCGAAAATACGCGACCCGATCCGCGGCTCGAGGACACCTATGCGACGCGCGGTGGAAGCTGGAACGACGAGTCCCCCGAACGTCTGCGCTCGACCGTGCGCGGCGTCACGTTCGCCTTTTCGACCGCCGAGCCTCCGGCCAACAGCGATGTCGGCTTCCGCTGCGCGCGAAAGCCGTAACTACGTGGCGGCGCCCACGGTTTGGTGCACGAAACGCAGCTTCTTCACCGCCTCCGTCGAGAGCACGAAGGGGTATGCATCATCGTGGCCCATCCCGCGGTTCAAATTGTTGAGCGCATAGGTCACGGCGCTCCAGCTCGTGATCATGCGCTCGAACGAGACGTCTTCCGCGATGGGATCGGGCACCTTTTTCACCGTGGGCTCGTCCCGCCGTGATGGCACCAGCGCAATCCCGCACGCCGCCGCCGTCTCCAAGGTGTCGCTCATGTGAAGGTAGTGCGCCCACGTCTCGGCCCAGTCTTCCCAGGGATGCATGGTCGCGTACGCGCTCACGTAGCGATCCTGCCAATCCTTCGCGGGCCCTTGCTCGTAATGGCGCTTCAGCGCCTCCTGGTAGTCCGCCTGCTCGTCGCCGAAGAGCGCGCGGAAGGCCCCGAGGCGCTTCGGATCGTCGCGGATCAAGCGGTCCCAATAGTAGTGCCCCACCTCGTGCCGAAAATGACCGAGCAGGGTCCGATAGGGCTCCCCGAGCTCCGTGCGCCGCTTCACGCGCTCGGCATCGTTGGCCTCGGCGACGTTGATCGTGATCACGCCGTCGGCGTGGCCGGTGAGCACGCAGGCGCCATTCCCGTCGGGCCCACCCGGTGCGTCCTCCAGGAACTCGAACGCCAGGCCCGCTTTGGGGTCCTCGTGCTTGGTCTGGTACGGCAGCCCGAGTTGATCGAGCGTGTAAACCAAGCGCCGCTTGGCCACCTCCAGCTTGTACCAGAGACGGATGTTTCCTTCGCGCGACAGGTTCGGAATGGTCCGCGTGAGCAGGCAGGCACGGCAGAGAGCGTTACTCGCCTCTCGCTTGTGGCCGCGTTTCGGAATGGGAATGGCCCAGTTGCATACATTGTGCTGCGAGTAATTCGCGCACAGCCGAAACATGGTCCCAGGCGCCACCGGCGAGGTCCAGCGATGGCGACCCGCCGGATCCAGCGACGTCAAGCCCACCTCGGGCACGTACGCGAGCGTACGCCTGCAGCGCACGCAGTTAACATTCTCGAAAAAGAGGAGCTGGTCGCAATGATCGCAGTGGAAAACTTTCATCGATCGCTCGGCTTTGCGCGTAGATTGACCTCAGCCGATGTCCATCCACGTCGCCCTGCATCATCGCACGAGCTACCGCTACGATCGTCCAATAACGCTGGGCCCTCAAAGCGTGCGCCTTCGACCCGCGCCGCATTGTCGCTCCCGCATCCTGGGCTACTCGCTCAAGGTCCTGCCGCATCCGCATTTCGTGAATTGGCAGCAGGATCCGCAGTCGAACTACATCGCGCGCCTGGTCTTTCCGGAGCGTACGGACGAGTTCTCCATCGAGGTCGATCTCGTCGCCGAGATGTCGGCGATGAACCCGTTCGACTTTTTCCTCGAGCCGTCCGCCGAGAAGTGGCCCTTCGACTACGATCCCGTGCTCCGTGACGAGCTCGCACCGTACTTGCGCATTGGGCCGGGGTCGCCGCGGCTCGATGCCCTCGTGGAGAGCATCTCGCGCGAATCGCGTTCGACGAACGACTTCCTGGTGAGCTTGAACCAGCGGCTGTGCGAGCAGATCGCGTACAACATCCGGCTCGAGCCGGGGCTGCAGACGCCCGAAGAAACGCTGGAGAAGGCATCGGGCTCGTGCCGCGATACGGGCTGGCTGCTCGTGCAGATCCTGCGGCGCCTCGGCTTGGCGGCGCGCTTTACGTCGGGTTACCTCGTCCAGCTCACCGCGGACGTGAAACCGCTCGAGGGCCCGGAAGGGCCGAGCAAGGACTTCGTCGATCTGCACGCGTGGTGCGAGGTGTACTTGCCCGGCGCGGGGTGGATCGGACTCGACCCCACCTCGGGTCTTCTCGCCGGCGAAGGCCATCTGCCGCTCGCATGCACGGCGGAGCCGCAGCTTGCGGCACCGGTGAGCGGGCTGCTCGAGAAGTGCGAGTCCACGTTCGAGCACGAGATGACCGTTACGCGCATCGTCGAGACGCCGCGCGTCCAGAAGCCGTACACCGACGAGCAATGGGGCTCCATCGTCGAGCTGGGCCATGCGGTGGATGCGGAGCTCGCGCAGGGCGACGTGCGCCTCACCATGGGCGGCGAGCCCACCTTCGTGTCGTCCGAGGATCTCGACGGCGAGGAGTGGAACACCGCGGCCATGGGGCCGACCAAGAAGCGCCTCGCGGCGGATCTGTACCACCGGCTGCGCGACAAATACGCGCCGCAGGGGCTCGTGCACTTCGGCCAGGGCAAATGGTACCCGGGCGAGCCGCTGCCGCGCTGGGCGCTGAACCTGTTCTGGCGACGCGACGGCGAGCCGCTCTGGAAGGAGCGCGCGCTCGTGGCCGACGAGCATGCGCCGAGCGGCGCGGACGATGCGGTGGCCGGCCGCTTCTTGCACGAGGTGGCCACGCGCCTGGGCATCGATCCCGGGTGCGCGTTTCCGGCATTCGAGGACGTCTACTATTACCTCTGGCGCGAGCGGCAGCTGCCCATCAACGTCGACCCCTTCGATTCGAAGCTCGACGATCCGCTGGAGCGTGAGCGCCTGCGGCGCATCTTCACGGTGGGGCTCGACAAGGTCGTCGGCTATGCGCTGCCCATCGATCGCGATGCCTACGGGGCGTGGAAAACCGGTCCGTGGACCTTCCGCGCGAAGCGCTGCTACCTCGTGCCGGGCGACTCGCCCATGGGCTTCCGGCTGCCGCTCGATGCGCGCACCTGGATTGCGCCCGAGGACCGCGAGGCCATTTCTCCGCCCGATCCCGCGCAACCGGTCTCGCGGCTTCCTGCGCGGGCGGAGCTGCGCTTTCAACGGCCGGATGCGCCGGTCGCCGAGGGCACGGGCGTCAAGCATGGGTACCCGCCATTCACCGCCTTGTGCGCGGAGCCGCGCAATGGGGTGCTCTACCTCTTTCTGCCGCCGACGCGAACCTTGGATGACTACGTGGC
It includes:
- a CDS encoding transcriptional regulator, whose amino-acid sequence is MVSVSGVSSLAASLLAHAKGGLGDELRKVDDLDGVLADLVAKARGTWPDLEVTEEAFMRHIAAVLETAEALPALFASDLYLALACAQGHPRALAHFDRTFLKPASVHVRSAKMSHVDPADVEQLLREKLFVADAANQRPAKISTYGGRGPLAAWVRVAATRVALSLQRSATTKAHDADIEALYTFAAADNPELDHLRAKYTDAFRIAFHDALADLTSEERNVLRLSIVDHLPAEAIARVFGVHRATITRRIANARDALFDGMRRRLAERLQLNQAEFESVMGVLLSEFDVSVQRVLAEMKSTV
- a CDS encoding serine/threonine protein kinase; the protein is MASSACLDDNDLMALFENDGAAETSRQKTLQAHLDVCSDCRHLVAELARCLAEEGSLVASTADLPDDGQAEATDVRALWGGAIVGPYRLERFLGQGGLGIVWSATHVKQGGHFALKFLKTSEPARAKRFLREARVTAALRHPNIVHVHEAFEAQGLPPVIVMDLLRGESLRAPMRRLGTIPWNQTSLLLRPIVAALAAAHAHGVIHRDLKPENVFLTGDTVKVLDFGMAKLTAVEGGCAATAELTRSGHILGTPTYMAPEQLFGEKDIDVRADVWSLGVMAFECLSGQRPFEGRTLGHAIRAFASGRILQLADVAPHLPGPVTSLVTRMLSVERTQRPSLGEIDAVLTSS
- a CDS encoding serine/threonine protein kinase, which translates into the protein MGATMLAPGAVVYGRYELETVLGEGGMGAVWGARHTVTRRPVALKFLKRKGAEHTRRFLREARIVGALKHPNVVTIYDILHEGDDPPVMVMDWLVGEPLSARLAREGTIPLGDLARIMTQVADAVETAHRNGVVHRDLKPENIFLCRESPPNQGGEVKVLDFGIAKLTAVSGDAAKTAGLTTTGDLLGTPYYMAPEQVFGDKEMDHRADIWSLGVILHQCLAGRRPFDGENVGQILKAITMGAVAPLASVRRDLPADLTTLVDRMLARDKEQRPKDLSGLIRVLSELSGVESTAPTHVTPPRRPRASRALWGLGALIAATAMAGAFLLLPPSPTVEQAPVVPSPPPSTAPVATIEPAAPAPSVAMAAPEDAAPPPVKAAPSPRAHAAPLRRPPSSAPPAGATAPSASTSRLPGGVYGESPYKP
- a CDS encoding PEGA domain-containing protein — protein: MRPLVVVVFLLLSSSFAFAQSKTAEADAAFAQGKALVNQAQWAGALAAFERARELSPHPIATFNIGACERAMGRYTRAFRTFASALDENAAAGGNALPRDLVSDAKGFLGELDRLLVRLTLEVTPEGSRVTVDGRPLEKNAKSPEYAAGIRPPGLGDPSPRGPFVVLLDPGMHVITFARPGFEDAVVRQNFSPGNSVSRRIELTQLPAQIHISSSQPRAIVRVDGMDVGPAPVDVLRPAGSHKVVVKHPGFEPYEARVNLRAGEQTDLRASLVESNPSIFSRWWFWTGAAILVTGAVVGTYAITRPDNREPVGGGSLGWGVVVP
- a CDS encoding formylglycine-generating enzyme family protein: MRTARIFATTLQVSAVLAVSGVACSDSTQEGHIVFYIDTDAPLLSKPRDAPLDLRPPALFDKLRVEFFSPTDQEPCSSCVREFEAREDLFTNAASVTVRGNVDRVRVRLYRGMDLVDGDTSPQTTIDVVARLPPVPAEGAVSVNVLLETVRVGSPNGTLNAPTTASPGSITRGHVGTWAPARRTPCAGPANKDEVCVPGGAFFMGSSRSSGDLLNLSPRLIVLSPFFLDAHEVTIGAIADWAARTKKDPKSFLVLWDEQNAPGTNFCTYGRPNRDLPVNCILKSAALEYCHDQGKTLPTEAQFEYVASSTKSSPFVWGRPPPKCGEAVWGVRPELLICPQSSTGPIAWTDDTVRKLDRLPLRTGAILDLAGNLSEYVLDNVSVETDPCWQLTNGGFLQDPLCTRENTRPDPRLEDTYATRGGSWNDESPERLRSTVRGVTFAFSTAEPPANSDVGFRCARKP
- a CDS encoding putative zinc-binding peptidase; translated protein: MRCRRTLAYVPEVGLTSLDPAGRHRWTSPVAPGTMFRLCANYSQHNVCNWAIPIPKRGHKREASNALCRACLLTRTIPNLSREGNIRLWYKLEVAKRRLVYTLDQLGLPYQTKHEDPKAGLAFEFLEDAPGGPDGNGACVLTGHADGVITINVAEANDAERVKRRTELGEPYRTLLGHFRHEVGHYYWDRLIRDDPKRLGAFRALFGDEQADYQEALKRHYEQGPAKDWQDRYVSAYATMHPWEDWAETWAHYLHMSDTLETAAACGIALVPSRRDEPTVKKVPDPIAEDVSFERMITSWSAVTYALNNLNRGMGHDDAYPFVLSTEAVKKLRFVHQTVGAAT
- a CDS encoding transglutaminase family protein, which encodes MSIHVALHHRTSYRYDRPITLGPQSVRLRPAPHCRSRILGYSLKVLPHPHFVNWQQDPQSNYIARLVFPERTDEFSIEVDLVAEMSAMNPFDFFLEPSAEKWPFDYDPVLRDELAPYLRIGPGSPRLDALVESISRESRSTNDFLVSLNQRLCEQIAYNIRLEPGLQTPEETLEKASGSCRDTGWLLVQILRRLGLAARFTSGYLVQLTADVKPLEGPEGPSKDFVDLHAWCEVYLPGAGWIGLDPTSGLLAGEGHLPLACTAEPQLAAPVSGLLEKCESTFEHEMTVTRIVETPRVQKPYTDEQWGSIVELGHAVDAELAQGDVRLTMGGEPTFVSSEDLDGEEWNTAAMGPTKKRLAADLYHRLRDKYAPQGLVHFGQGKWYPGEPLPRWALNLFWRRDGEPLWKERALVADEHAPSGADDAVAGRFLHEVATRLGIDPGCAFPAFEDVYYYLWRERQLPINVDPFDSKLDDPLERERLRRIFTVGLDKVVGYALPIDRDAYGAWKTGPWTFRAKRCYLVPGDSPMGFRLPLDARTWIAPEDREAISPPDPAQPVSRLPARAELRFQRPDAPVAEGTGVKHGYPPFTALCAEPRNGVLYLFLPPTRTLDDYVALVAAIEATAESLHVPILVEGYPPPRDARLAQLSVTPDPGVIEVNIHPATNWDELVDHTTHLYEAARESRLSAEKFMLDGRHVGTGGGNHVVLGGATVNDSPFLRRPDLLRSLIGYFHQHPSLSFLFSGMFIGPTSQAPRIDEARNDSIFEIEVAFREVSRKLRGYSDGGEVPPPWLVDRLFRDLLTDVTGNTHRAEFCIDKLFSPDGVSGRHGLLELRAFEMPPHARMSLTQQLLLRTLIARFWKTPYAPERLARWGTELHDRFMLPFFVWQDFEDVVSDLRAGGYPLETAWFAPHFEFRFPKYGDFATRAVELELRGALEPWHVMGEDATASGTARYVDSSLERLQIIARGMAPERYVVTCNGRALPLHPTGTNGEFVSGVRYRAWQPPRCLHPHIGVHAPLVFDLVDTWMKRSLGGCEYHVSHPGGRAHDIRPINALEAEGRRRARFFRIGHTPGRMEVRPAVPSADFPFTLDLRKT